In Nocardioides sp. InS609-2, a single genomic region encodes these proteins:
- a CDS encoding nitrilase-related carbon-nitrogen hydrolase: MRITLAQLEPTLGDIAGNLERAREVIERARAEGADLVVFPELFVTGYSIGEIDVDLSMSAEDPRLLDVVRGAGDTGVVIGFSEDAKRSPHTYNSTAFYAGGQLAHVHRKLYLPAYRPFEERNHFTPGPTLRAFPGPADTRLAVLLCNDAWQPHLAFLAVHDGAQVLIVPAASAQSMFPERYDSHEYWHDITRFYGRMFQVFVVFVNRVGTEGQFRFWGGSHVVDPWGNTVAEAAQDQEQELTVTIDLADVRRRRREVPLVKEARLGLLQREAARLLDEGGDL, from the coding sequence GTGCGGATCACGCTGGCCCAGCTCGAACCGACGCTGGGTGACATAGCAGGCAATCTCGAGCGGGCAAGAGAGGTGATCGAGCGCGCCCGCGCCGAGGGCGCTGACCTGGTCGTCTTCCCCGAGCTCTTCGTCACCGGCTACTCGATCGGCGAGATCGACGTCGACCTGTCCATGAGCGCCGAGGACCCGCGCCTGCTGGATGTCGTCCGGGGAGCCGGCGACACCGGGGTCGTGATCGGGTTCAGCGAGGACGCGAAGCGCAGCCCGCACACCTACAACAGCACCGCCTTCTACGCCGGGGGCCAGCTGGCGCACGTGCACCGCAAGCTGTACCTGCCGGCGTACCGGCCCTTCGAGGAGCGCAACCACTTCACCCCGGGTCCCACCCTGCGGGCGTTCCCCGGGCCGGCCGACACCCGGCTGGCGGTGTTGTTGTGCAACGACGCCTGGCAGCCGCACTTGGCGTTCCTGGCCGTCCACGACGGCGCGCAGGTGTTGATCGTGCCGGCCGCCAGTGCGCAGAGCATGTTCCCGGAGAGGTATGACTCGCACGAGTACTGGCACGACATCACCCGGTTCTACGGCCGGATGTTCCAGGTCTTCGTGGTGTTCGTGAACCGGGTCGGCACCGAGGGACAGTTCCGGTTCTGGGGCGGGTCGCACGTCGTGGACCCCTGGGGCAACACGGTCGCGGAGGCGGCGCAGGACCAGGAACAGGAGCTGACCGTCACGATCGACCTCGCCGACGTACGCCGCCGGCGGCGGGAGGTGCCGCTGGTCAAGGAAGCCCGGCTGGGACTGCTGCAGCGCGAGGCCGCGCGGCTGCTCGACGAGGGCGGCGACCTCTAG
- a CDS encoding MerR family transcriptional regulator, giving the protein MSLRAGEVAEAVGVNRETLRYYERRGLLEAPDRSPGGHRLYDDQTVVTLRVIKAAQRLGFTLDEVADLIEVGRRRGRDSGLQVRASEKLVEVDQRIADLTTIRSNLVAALDAGCDDLHECAGSDCCPIPFVDLADVTVVPR; this is encoded by the coding sequence GTGAGCCTGCGCGCCGGCGAGGTCGCCGAGGCAGTCGGGGTGAACCGGGAGACGCTGCGCTACTACGAGCGCCGGGGTCTGCTCGAGGCACCCGACCGAAGCCCCGGCGGGCACCGCCTCTACGACGACCAGACCGTCGTCACCCTGCGTGTCATCAAGGCCGCACAGCGGCTCGGCTTCACCCTCGACGAGGTCGCTGACCTGATCGAGGTCGGGCGCCGCCGCGGCCGCGACTCCGGACTGCAGGTCAGGGCGAGCGAGAAGCTCGTCGAGGTCGACCAACGGATCGCCGACCTGACCACCATCCGGTCCAACCTCGTGGCCGCGCTCGACGCCGGCTGCGACGACCTGCACGAGTGCGCGGGCAGCGACTGCTGCCCCATCCCCTTCGTCGACCTCGCCGACGTCACGGTGGTGCCCCGATGA
- a CDS encoding zinc-binding dehydrogenase — MAVVLGCGPVGLGVITVLKARGVETVVASDLSPGRRALAVACGADVVVDPREVSPFAGSADLGHFTTMQGPIGAALDAIDGFTKLPVPWWHAWRLLDKIGATTPKAPVVFECVGVPGMLEEVVSGAPLYSRIVVVGVCMGADALRPSMALNKEIDLRFVVGYTPLEFRDTLHALADGKLDPSPLLTGRIGLDGVAAAFETLGDPEAHAKILIDPGQPGAELTDVR, encoded by the coding sequence GTGGCGGTGGTGCTCGGCTGCGGTCCGGTGGGCCTGGGCGTGATCACGGTGCTCAAGGCCCGCGGCGTGGAGACGGTCGTCGCCAGCGACCTCTCCCCCGGACGACGTGCGCTGGCGGTCGCGTGCGGTGCGGACGTCGTCGTCGACCCGCGGGAGGTCTCGCCCTTCGCAGGCAGCGCCGACCTCGGACACTTCACCACCATGCAAGGGCCGATCGGGGCCGCGTTGGACGCGATCGACGGGTTCACGAAGCTCCCGGTGCCGTGGTGGCACGCGTGGCGGCTCCTCGACAAGATCGGAGCGACCACACCGAAGGCGCCGGTCGTCTTCGAATGCGTCGGCGTGCCCGGCATGCTCGAGGAGGTCGTCTCCGGTGCGCCGCTCTACTCCCGGATCGTGGTCGTCGGAGTCTGCATGGGCGCCGACGCACTCCGCCCGTCGATGGCCCTGAACAAGGAGATCGACCTGCGCTTCGTCGTGGGCTACACGCCGCTCGAGTTCCGCGACACCCTGCACGCCCTGGCCGACGGCAAGCTCGACCCCTCCCCGCTGCTCACCGGTCGCATCGGTCTCGACGGCGTGGCGGCCGCCTTTGAAACGCTCGGCGATCCCGAAGCCCACGCGAAGATCCTGATCGACCCCGGCCAACCCGGAGCCGAGCTCACAGACGTCCGCTAA
- a CDS encoding MFS transporter: MPLGRLADRVPRRSVAGWGLLAWSLCTGVGGLAVSFWVFFALRVGVGIGEASYSPATGSLISDLYPAERRSRATALFTLGFPIGTLLAFLTAGPIADGLDNWRAPFLIAMFPGILLAFVVLRIREPRRGAQDGTAGIAVATHTEAASAARPSAVRSVLRIRSVWGLIVAFAGYNFAAYAVGTFVTPVLQRYFGLSLTEAGAAGGLVLGASGLVGLLVAGPVLDRARARSGVRRDLVAVICLAAAAVFALVGLSAGRDGVVVFVAFMGLSYLFGIVFLAVYVPAAADVVPAERRSTALGVIVAAGLFIGGAGGPISVGVLSDVLRSDAVGVSDTGALADGLHTAMLVLVPLAFLVAAAGMLFALRAGRADAARLTRAA, from the coding sequence ATCCCGCTTGGCCGGCTCGCCGACCGCGTGCCCCGCCGCAGTGTCGCCGGCTGGGGCCTCCTGGCCTGGAGCCTGTGCACCGGAGTCGGTGGGCTCGCGGTCTCGTTCTGGGTCTTCTTCGCCTTGCGGGTCGGGGTCGGCATCGGCGAGGCCAGCTACTCGCCGGCCACCGGCTCGCTGATCAGCGACCTCTACCCGGCGGAGCGCCGCTCGCGAGCGACCGCCCTCTTCACCCTGGGCTTCCCGATCGGCACGCTGCTCGCCTTCCTGACGGCCGGCCCGATCGCCGACGGTCTCGACAACTGGCGAGCGCCGTTCCTGATCGCGATGTTCCCCGGGATCCTGCTCGCGTTCGTCGTGCTACGGATCCGCGAGCCACGCCGAGGCGCCCAGGACGGCACCGCTGGGATCGCGGTAGCGACGCACACCGAGGCCGCGAGCGCGGCACGCCCATCGGCGGTCCGCTCGGTGCTTCGGATCCGGTCGGTGTGGGGCCTGATCGTCGCGTTCGCCGGCTACAACTTCGCCGCCTACGCCGTCGGCACCTTCGTGACACCGGTCCTGCAGCGCTACTTCGGCCTCAGCCTCACCGAGGCGGGTGCCGCGGGCGGTCTGGTCCTCGGCGCCAGCGGCCTGGTGGGCCTGCTGGTGGCGGGACCGGTGCTCGATCGGGCCCGCGCGCGCTCCGGCGTACGCCGCGACCTGGTGGCCGTCATCTGTCTCGCAGCCGCCGCGGTGTTCGCCCTGGTCGGTCTGTCAGCCGGGCGCGACGGAGTCGTGGTGTTCGTCGCCTTCATGGGGCTGAGCTACCTGTTCGGCATCGTCTTCCTGGCCGTCTATGTGCCCGCCGCCGCCGACGTCGTCCCCGCCGAGCGGCGCTCGACCGCCCTGGGCGTGATCGTGGCTGCTGGGCTGTTCATCGGCGGCGCCGGTGGGCCGATCTCGGTCGGCGTGCTCTCCGACGTCCTGCGGTCGGACGCCGTCGGCGTCTCCGACACCGGGGCGCTGGCCGACGGGCTGCACACCGCGATGCTCGTACTGGTCCCACTGGCCTTCCTCGTCGCCGCCGCCGGCATGCTCTTCGCGCTCCGGGCCGGCCGCGCCGACGCGGCCCGACTCACCCGAGCGGCCTGA
- a CDS encoding DNA polymerase III subunit gamma and tau, giving the protein MDSPLALYRRYRPETFAQVIGQDHVTGPLRNALKHDRVNHAYLFSGPRGCGKTTSARILARSLNCVQAPVADPCGECDSCVELATGGSGSIDVIEIDAASHGGVDDARDLREKAFFAPVRDRYKIYIIDEAHMVTTAGFNALLKLVEEPPPHLRFIFATTEPEKVLPTIRSRTHHYPFRLIPPRMLADYLVELCAREQVTIEPAAVPLVVRAGAGSARDTLSVLDQLMGGAGTDGVTHTLATALLGFTPDTLLDDAIDAFAAADGAAVFGVVDKVIESGHDPRHFTEDLLRRLRDLVIVSAVPDAPVTGLIDVPRDQGERLVAQAARFGAHDLSRAADLVAAGLTEMRGATAPRLLLELICARVLLPGADHTTDGVLARIDRLEKRASIVGTPDPTPAAAPVTAPVAQVEPEPVVSVAAQEAVEPEPTPEPVAQAAAPEPVAEVAAPAVDEPASGPAGGLTLIDVRRLWPDIVEATKRRRRVAWMHLTQNSQVLGLEGRILTLGFTNAGARDSFIGGGCDEILRQAAIDVVGADWKIDAIVDPSAQPTPAATVTKAAVTRPAEPTVAPDPSAAPVEQAPTEAPDWARDDAPPVAPEAAAEPEPAPARTRDPESIAAAREAILATRTPGADSSGDDQRLLADAAAHPDDPAADTDGLAGAELLQRTLGAQVIEEIPHT; this is encoded by the coding sequence GTGGACTCACCCCTCGCGCTCTACCGCCGCTACCGGCCCGAGACGTTCGCCCAGGTCATCGGGCAGGACCACGTCACCGGGCCGCTGCGCAACGCGCTCAAGCACGACCGGGTCAACCACGCCTATCTCTTCTCCGGCCCGCGCGGCTGCGGCAAGACCACGTCGGCCCGCATCCTGGCCCGCAGCCTCAACTGCGTGCAGGCGCCGGTGGCTGACCCGTGCGGTGAGTGCGACAGCTGTGTGGAGCTCGCCACCGGGGGCAGCGGATCGATCGACGTGATCGAGATCGACGCCGCCTCGCACGGTGGTGTCGACGACGCCCGCGACCTGCGCGAGAAGGCGTTCTTCGCGCCGGTGCGCGACCGCTACAAGATCTACATCATCGACGAGGCCCACATGGTGACCACGGCAGGGTTCAACGCCCTGCTCAAGCTGGTCGAGGAGCCGCCGCCGCACCTGCGCTTCATCTTCGCCACGACCGAGCCCGAGAAGGTGCTGCCGACGATCCGGTCGCGCACCCACCACTACCCGTTCCGGCTGATCCCGCCGCGGATGCTGGCCGACTACCTCGTGGAGCTGTGCGCCCGCGAGCAGGTCACCATCGAACCGGCGGCCGTGCCGCTCGTCGTACGCGCTGGCGCCGGGTCGGCCCGTGACACGTTGTCGGTGCTCGACCAGCTGATGGGTGGTGCCGGCACCGACGGCGTGACCCACACGCTGGCGACGGCACTGCTCGGCTTCACCCCCGACACCCTGCTCGACGATGCCATCGACGCGTTCGCCGCCGCCGACGGGGCTGCGGTGTTCGGGGTGGTCGACAAGGTGATCGAGTCCGGGCACGACCCGCGGCACTTCACCGAAGACCTGCTGCGCCGGCTGCGTGACCTGGTGATCGTCTCGGCCGTCCCCGACGCGCCGGTGACCGGGCTCATCGACGTGCCGCGCGACCAGGGCGAGCGGCTGGTCGCGCAAGCGGCCCGCTTCGGCGCGCACGACTTGTCGCGCGCGGCCGACCTGGTCGCGGCCGGCCTGACCGAGATGCGCGGGGCCACCGCGCCCCGGCTGTTGCTGGAGCTGATCTGCGCGCGCGTGCTGCTCCCAGGCGCCGACCACACGACAGACGGGGTGCTGGCCCGGATCGACCGGCTGGAGAAGCGGGCGTCCATCGTCGGCACTCCGGATCCCACGCCTGCCGCTGCGCCGGTGACCGCGCCCGTGGCACAGGTGGAGCCCGAGCCCGTGGTGTCCGTGGCGGCGCAGGAGGCCGTCGAGCCCGAGCCGACGCCCGAGCCAGTCGCACAAGCCGCGGCGCCCGAGCCGGTCGCGGAAGTCGCCGCTCCGGCGGTCGACGAGCCCGCGAGCGGGCCGGCGGGCGGCCTCACGCTGATCGACGTACGCCGCCTGTGGCCCGACATCGTCGAGGCGACCAAGAGACGGCGCCGGGTGGCGTGGATGCACCTCACTCAGAACTCCCAGGTGCTGGGGCTCGAGGGCCGGATCCTGACGCTGGGCTTCACCAACGCCGGTGCGCGTGACTCCTTCATCGGTGGCGGGTGTGACGAGATCCTGCGGCAGGCGGCGATCGATGTCGTCGGCGCCGACTGGAAGATCGACGCCATCGTCGACCCGAGCGCCCAGCCGACCCCGGCCGCGACCGTGACCAAGGCCGCGGTGACCCGGCCGGCCGAGCCGACCGTGGCGCCCGACCCGAGCGCCGCCCCGGTCGAGCAGGCGCCCACCGAGGCCCCCGACTGGGCCCGTGACGACGCGCCGCCGGTGGCGCCCGAGGCAGCCGCCGAGCCCGAGCCCGCCCCGGCGCGCACCCGGGACCCCGAGTCGATCGCGGCGGCCCGTGAGGCGATCCTGGCCACCCGCACGCCCGGCGCCGACTCCTCGGGCGACGACCAGCGCTTGCTGGCCGACGCTGCTGCGCACCCCGACGACCCAGCCGCCGACACCGACGGGCTGGCCGGGGCCGAGCTGCTCCAGCGCACGCTCGGCGCGCAGGTCATCGAAGAGATCCCGCACACCTGA
- a CDS encoding YbaB/EbfC family nucleoid-associated protein: MTQNPFESLGGEGGFDMNALLAQAQQMQEQLSQAQEQLHVMNVEGTVAGGAVTVTTNGVGELVSVDIKNGQFDGTSDDDLADLGDMIVAAYRDAKAKADALASETLGPLAGGLPGQA; the protein is encoded by the coding sequence ATGACCCAGAACCCGTTCGAGAGCCTCGGCGGCGAAGGCGGCTTCGACATGAACGCGCTGCTGGCCCAGGCCCAGCAGATGCAGGAGCAGCTGAGCCAGGCCCAGGAGCAGCTGCACGTCATGAACGTCGAGGGCACCGTCGCCGGTGGCGCGGTGACCGTGACAACCAACGGCGTGGGCGAGCTGGTCTCGGTCGACATCAAGAACGGTCAGTTCGACGGCACGTCCGACGACGACCTCGCCGACCTCGGCGACATGATCGTGGCCGCCTACCGCGACGCCAAGGCCAAGGCCGACGCGCTCGCCTCCGAGACCCTGGGGCCGCTCGCCGGCGGCCTCCCCGGACAGGCCTGA
- the recR gene encoding recombination mediator RecR: MYEGIVQDLIDELGRLPGVGPKSAQRIAFHLLQAEATDVRRLADVLIEVKAKVKFCSICFNVSQADQCRICSDPRREPGVLCVVEEYKDVVAIERTREFRGRYHVLGGAISPIDGIGPDQLRIRELMMRLSDTVVTEVILATDPNLEGEATATYLTRMLKPLGLRVTRLASGLPVGGDLEYADEVTLGRAFAGRRSADD; encoded by the coding sequence TTGTACGAAGGCATTGTCCAGGACCTGATCGACGAGCTCGGCAGACTGCCGGGCGTCGGGCCGAAGAGCGCCCAGCGCATCGCGTTCCACCTGTTGCAGGCCGAGGCGACCGACGTTCGCCGCCTGGCCGACGTACTCATCGAGGTCAAGGCGAAGGTGAAGTTCTGCTCGATCTGCTTCAACGTCTCGCAAGCCGACCAGTGCCGGATCTGCTCGGACCCGCGGCGCGAGCCGGGGGTGCTGTGCGTGGTCGAGGAGTACAAGGACGTCGTGGCGATCGAGCGCACACGTGAGTTCCGGGGTCGCTACCACGTGCTGGGCGGTGCCATCTCGCCCATCGACGGCATCGGCCCCGACCAGCTGCGCATCCGCGAGCTGATGATGCGACTGTCCGACACCGTCGTCACCGAGGTCATCTTGGCCACCGACCCAAACCTCGAGGGCGAGGCGACCGCGACCTATCTCACCCGCATGCTGAAGCCGCTGGGGTTGCGCGTGACCCGGTTGGCGAGTGGACTACCTGTAGGCGGTGACCTGGAGTATGCAGACGAGGTCACCCTCGGCCGAGCTTTCGCTGGGAGGCGATCCGCAGATGACTGA
- a CDS encoding DUF5063 domain-containing protein, with amino-acid sequence MTDHKLDPALEEFAGQIKDQMQSFLVAVQAIAREADGGRAISLLLLEMSQISLAGARLGAQVDFNPEGEYQPDVGPEPDLDGLRLRLAEVLGEVDTYSFVFDPYVPEVVESQLSDDIVSISTDLENGMRHYNGGNIAEALWWWQFSYVSSWGNLAGAALNALWSVVSHDRLDAEFTGEDEDVAVANEMLADEMSLRAEPAPR; translated from the coding sequence ATGACTGACCACAAGCTCGACCCCGCTCTCGAGGAGTTCGCGGGGCAGATCAAGGACCAGATGCAGTCCTTCCTGGTCGCCGTACAGGCGATTGCCCGGGAGGCCGACGGTGGTCGCGCGATCTCGCTGCTGCTGCTCGAGATGAGCCAGATCTCGCTCGCCGGTGCGCGCCTGGGCGCGCAGGTGGACTTCAACCCGGAGGGCGAGTACCAGCCCGATGTGGGGCCCGAGCCCGACCTGGACGGCCTGCGGTTGCGGCTGGCCGAGGTCCTCGGTGAGGTCGACACCTACAGCTTCGTCTTCGACCCCTATGTCCCCGAGGTCGTCGAGAGCCAGCTCTCCGACGACATCGTCAGCATCTCGACCGACCTCGAGAACGGCATGCGCCACTACAACGGCGGCAACATCGCCGAGGCGCTGTGGTGGTGGCAGTTCTCCTACGTCTCGTCGTGGGGCAACCTGGCCGGCGCCGCGCTCAACGCACTGTGGTCGGTGGTGTCGCACGACCGCCTCGACGCCGAGTTCACCGGTGAGGACGAGGACGTCGCTGTGGCCAACGAGATGCTCGCGGATGAGATGTCTCTGAGGGCGGAGCCCGCTCCTCGGTAG
- a CDS encoding aspartate kinase has product MGIVVQKYGGSSLADAAAIKRVAARIVENKKAGHDVVVAVSAMGDSTDDLLVLAEGVSPKPPARELDMLLTAGERISMALVAMAISDLGFTARSFTGSQAGVITDSVHGKAKIIDVTPGRISSALDDGHIVIVAGFQGVSQDTKEITTLGRGGTDTTAVALAAALGAEYCEIYTDVDGVFTADPRIVPTARKLDRVSSEEMLELAACGAKILHVRCVEYARRYDIPIHVRSSFSQLEGTWVLPASAMVDAQGEAMEQAIIAGVAHDRSESKITVVGVPDKVGEAARIFEALAAAQINLDMIVQNVSAAATNLTDISFTLPGADAQTAVLALEALKAEIGFESLVFDDKVGKISLVGAGMRSHPGVSAKFFSAIAAAGVNIDMISTSEIRISVVVSEADVDAAVLSVHTAFDLDATEVEAVVYGGSGR; this is encoded by the coding sequence GTGGGCATTGTCGTGCAGAAGTACGGCGGGTCGTCTCTCGCTGATGCGGCTGCCATCAAGCGGGTGGCCGCGCGCATCGTGGAGAACAAGAAGGCCGGTCATGACGTGGTCGTGGCCGTCTCGGCGATGGGCGACAGCACGGACGACCTGCTGGTCCTCGCCGAGGGCGTGAGCCCGAAGCCGCCGGCCCGCGAGCTCGACATGCTGCTCACCGCGGGCGAGCGGATCTCGATGGCGCTGGTCGCGATGGCGATCTCCGACCTCGGGTTCACCGCCCGCAGCTTCACCGGTTCGCAGGCCGGCGTCATCACCGACTCGGTGCACGGCAAGGCCAAGATCATCGATGTCACGCCCGGCCGGATCTCCTCGGCTCTCGACGACGGACACATCGTCATCGTGGCCGGGTTCCAGGGCGTCAGCCAGGACACCAAGGAGATCACCACCCTGGGTCGTGGTGGCACCGACACCACCGCCGTCGCGCTGGCGGCCGCGCTGGGCGCTGAGTACTGCGAGATCTACACCGACGTCGACGGGGTATTCACCGCCGATCCCCGCATCGTGCCGACGGCGCGCAAGCTCGACCGGGTCTCGTCGGAGGAGATGCTGGAGCTGGCCGCCTGTGGCGCCAAGATCCTGCACGTGCGGTGCGTCGAGTACGCCCGCCGCTACGACATCCCGATCCACGTCCGCTCGTCGTTCAGCCAGCTCGAGGGCACCTGGGTGCTGCCGGCGAGCGCGATGGTCGATGCCCAAGGAGAAGCCATGGAACAGGCAATCATCGCGGGCGTCGCCCACGACCGGAGCGAGTCCAAGATTACCGTCGTGGGTGTGCCCGACAAGGTCGGCGAGGCCGCGCGCATCTTCGAGGCGCTCGCCGCCGCGCAGATCAATCTCGACATGATCGTGCAGAACGTCTCGGCCGCCGCCACGAACCTCACCGACATCTCGTTCACGCTGCCCGGCGCCGACGCCCAGACCGCCGTGCTGGCGCTGGAGGCGCTGAAGGCCGAGATCGGCTTCGAGTCGCTCGTTTTCGACGACAAGGTCGGCAAGATCTCCCTGGTGGGGGCCGGTATGCGGTCGCACCCGGGCGTGAGCGCGAAGTTCTTCTCCGCGATCGCTGCTGCGGGCGTCAACATCGACATGATCTCCACCTCCGAGATCCGGATCTCGGTGGTCGTCTCCGAGGCCGACGTCGACGCCGCGGTCCTGTCGGTGCACACCGCCTTCGACCTCGACGCGACCGAGGTCGAGGCAGTCGTCTACGGCGGGAGCGGGCGGTAG
- a CDS encoding aspartate-semialdehyde dehydrogenase produces MGSRIGIVGATGQVGVAVRQILLEREFPVDEIRFFASARSAGTVLPFGDREVVVEDASTADPSGLDIAIFSAGATTSRALAPVFAAAGVVVIDNSSAFRMDPDVPLVVSEVNPGAILDARKGIIANPNCTTMAAMPVLKPLHDAAGLQRLIVSSYQAVSGSGVAGVEELANGVSAAGDKARELAYDGEAVAFPEPDKYSDTIAYNVLPLAGSIVDDGLNETDEEQKLRNESRKILGLPDLRVSGICVRVPVFTGHSLAINAEFAEAMTPARAADLLAGAPGVELREVPTPLHAAGKDPSYVGRLRQDEGVDGNRGLALFISNDNLRKGAALNTVQLAELVARLGSR; encoded by the coding sequence ATGGGTTCCCGTATCGGCATTGTCGGCGCCACCGGACAGGTCGGCGTCGCCGTACGCCAGATCCTGCTGGAGCGGGAGTTCCCCGTCGACGAGATCCGCTTCTTCGCCTCGGCCCGGTCGGCCGGGACGGTGCTGCCGTTCGGCGACCGCGAGGTCGTCGTCGAGGACGCCTCGACCGCTGACCCCTCGGGTCTCGACATCGCGATCTTCTCTGCGGGCGCGACCACGTCGCGCGCGCTGGCCCCGGTCTTCGCTGCCGCCGGAGTCGTCGTGATCGACAACTCCTCGGCGTTCCGGATGGACCCCGACGTGCCGCTGGTCGTCTCCGAGGTCAACCCCGGCGCGATCCTGGACGCTCGCAAGGGCATCATCGCCAACCCCAACTGCACGACGATGGCGGCGATGCCGGTGCTCAAGCCGCTGCACGATGCAGCCGGGCTCCAGCGGCTCATCGTCTCGTCGTACCAGGCGGTCTCGGGCTCGGGTGTCGCCGGCGTCGAGGAGCTGGCCAACGGCGTGAGCGCGGCTGGTGACAAGGCCCGCGAGCTGGCGTACGACGGCGAGGCGGTGGCGTTCCCGGAGCCGGACAAGTACTCCGACACGATCGCCTACAACGTGCTCCCGCTGGCCGGCTCGATCGTCGACGACGGGCTGAACGAGACCGACGAGGAGCAGAAGCTGCGCAACGAGTCGCGTAAGATCCTCGGGCTGCCCGACCTCCGGGTGTCCGGCATCTGCGTACGGGTGCCGGTCTTCACCGGGCACTCGCTGGCGATCAACGCGGAGTTCGCGGAGGCGATGACGCCGGCGCGGGCCGCCGATCTGCTCGCAGGTGCGCCCGGCGTCGAGCTGCGCGAGGTGCCGACTCCGCTGCACGCGGCCGGCAAGGACCCGTCGTACGTCGGGCGCCTGCGTCAGGACGAGGGCGTCGACGGCAACCGCGGGCTGGCGCTGTTCATCAGCAACGACAACCTGCGCAAGGGTGCCGCCCTCAACACCGTTCAGCTGGCCGAGCTCGTCGCTCGTCTCGGCTCGCGCTAG
- a CDS encoding metallophosphoesterase produces the protein MSLSRIAARTLGLGVASGAALAAYAACEARAYTLREVSVPILPRGHHPLRVLHLSDIHMTPGQTAKQAWLRDLADLNPDLVINTGDNLSHQRSVIPVVDALSGLLEVPGVFVFGSNDYFAPSLRNPLLYLLPDDGTRNTIAPPLPWRDLRRDFADAGWVDLTNGYGALEVGGTRISFAGVDDPHLEYDDLGSVAGPAEASADVRLAVVHAPYLRVLDQFASDGYDAIIAGHTHGGQVCLPWVGALTTNCDIEPARAKGLHRHPADSSPDDDGSSWLHVSAGLGTNPYVRFRVACRPEATMITLTPR, from the coding sequence GTGAGTCTCTCCCGGATTGCCGCGCGCACGCTCGGGCTCGGCGTCGCATCCGGGGCCGCGTTGGCGGCGTACGCCGCGTGCGAGGCGCGCGCCTACACCCTGCGCGAGGTGAGCGTGCCGATCCTGCCACGCGGGCACCACCCGCTGCGGGTGCTGCACCTGAGCGACATCCACATGACGCCCGGCCAGACCGCCAAACAGGCCTGGCTGCGTGACCTCGCCGACCTCAACCCCGATCTGGTCATCAACACCGGCGACAACCTGTCGCACCAGCGCTCGGTCATCCCCGTCGTCGACGCCCTGTCAGGGTTGCTGGAGGTGCCGGGCGTGTTCGTCTTCGGCTCCAACGACTACTTCGCGCCGAGCCTGCGCAACCCGCTGCTCTACCTGCTCCCCGACGACGGGACCCGCAACACCATCGCCCCGCCACTGCCGTGGCGCGACCTGCGCCGCGACTTCGCCGACGCCGGCTGGGTCGACCTGACCAACGGGTACGGCGCCCTCGAGGTCGGCGGCACCCGCATCTCGTTCGCCGGGGTCGATGACCCGCACCTGGAGTACGACGACCTGGGGTCGGTGGCCGGTCCCGCCGAGGCGTCGGCCGACGTACGACTTGCGGTGGTCCACGCGCCGTACCTGCGAGTGCTCGACCAGTTCGCCTCCGACGGGTACGACGCGATCATCGCCGGCCACACGCACGGCGGTCAGGTGTGCCTGCCGTGGGTCGGCGCGCTGACCACGAACTGCGACATCGAACCCGCTCGTGCCAAGGGCCTGCACCGTCACCCCGCCGACTCGTCCCCGGATGACGACGGGTCCTCGTGGCTGCACGTCTCGGCCGGGCTCGGCACCAACCCGTACGTGCGTTTCCGGGTCGCGTGCCGTCCCGAGGCCACCATGATCACCCTCACCCCGCGCTGA
- a CDS encoding GatB/YqeY domain-containing protein encodes MSILKDRLRADLTTAIKSRDEVRSSTLRMVLTAITNAEVAGKEHRELSDDDIIGVLSTEAKKRREAAVAFEEGGRVEMAAKEQAEGVVIADYLPEQLNEAEISALVTAAVEKTGAAGEGMKAMGKVMGIVTPQVKGRADGGAVAAEVRRQLG; translated from the coding sequence ATGAGCATTCTCAAGGACCGCCTCCGCGCCGACCTGACCACGGCGATCAAGTCTCGCGACGAGGTCCGATCCTCGACCCTGCGGATGGTTCTCACCGCGATCACCAACGCCGAGGTCGCCGGCAAGGAGCACCGCGAGCTCAGCGACGACGACATCATCGGCGTGCTCTCGACCGAGGCCAAGAAGCGTCGCGAGGCGGCTGTGGCGTTCGAGGAGGGCGGTCGCGTGGAGATGGCCGCCAAGGAGCAGGCCGAGGGCGTCGTGATCGCAGACTACCTGCCCGAGCAGCTCAACGAGGCCGAGATCAGCGCGCTCGTGACGGCCGCCGTCGAAAAGACCGGCGCCGCCGGTGAAGGCATGAAGGCGATGGGCAAGGTCATGGGCATCGTGACCCCGCAGGTCAAGGGTCGCGCCGACGGTGGCGCCGTCGCCGCGGAGGTACGTCGCCAGCTCGGCTGA